The following coding sequences lie in one Terriglobales bacterium genomic window:
- a CDS encoding DUF433 domain-containing protein has product MKYADRITFDPEQCGGRPCIRHYRLRVKDVLEMLAAGVSEAEILKDYSFLEPEDIRACLEFAAEQVNYPVLTNS; this is encoded by the coding sequence ATGAAATACGCGGACCGTATCACCTTCGATCCCGAGCAGTGTGGCGGGCGGCCGTGCATCCGCCACTACCGCTTGCGCGTCAAGGATGTGCTCGAAATGCTGGCCGCCGGCGTCTCTGAAGCAGAAATCCTCAAAGACTATTCTTTCCTTGAGCCCGAAGACATTCGTGCATGCCTGGAATTCGCGGCCGAGCAAGTAAATTATCCGGTTCTCACGAACTCCTGA
- a CDS encoding DUF5615 family PIN-like protein yields MRFLLDTQLPAAMAQWLREHSLEVEHVLEINLAQATDASIWRHAASVGAVIMSKDEDFAEWVRRGRPGPAVAWLRIGNCSNRALKSWLEPLLPTIVAKLADGERLIEVR; encoded by the coding sequence GTGCGCTTTCTTCTCGACACGCAGTTGCCTGCTGCAATGGCGCAGTGGCTGAGGGAACATAGCCTCGAAGTAGAGCACGTTCTAGAAATCAATCTTGCCCAAGCCACCGACGCTTCGATTTGGCGGCATGCCGCGAGCGTGGGCGCAGTGATCATGAGCAAGGATGAAGACTTTGCCGAGTGGGTCCGTCGCGGCAGACCAGGTCCCGCCGTAGCGTGGCTTAGAATTGGCAACTGCTCGAATCGAGCTCTAAAGTCGTGGCTTGAGCCTCTGCTGCCGACGATCGTTGCCAAGCTTGCGGATGGAGAACGCTTGATCGAAGTTCGTTAG
- a CDS encoding DUF2442 domain-containing protein: MGILAPAADERVSKVAVTDDLLSVQLRDGRIISVPLSWYPRLQQASKQERENWEIGPDGYEIHWPDVDEDLSTESLLLGVPAAKNTTPIRRQRVDSDAVASLGYNKDTAILELEFKDSGEVYRYLAVPEEEFRNLLTANSMGTYLNTKFKKAGYRHLKIK; the protein is encoded by the coding sequence ATGGGTATTTTGGCTCCTGCGGCAGATGAGCGCGTTTCGAAAGTTGCGGTCACTGATGATCTACTCAGTGTTCAATTGCGAGATGGTCGCATCATCAGTGTCCCGCTGTCGTGGTATCCCCGGCTTCAGCAAGCTAGTAAGCAGGAACGCGAAAATTGGGAAATTGGTCCCGACGGTTACGAAATTCACTGGCCTGACGTTGACGAGGATCTGAGTACCGAGAGTCTTCTGCTGGGCGTTCCGGCAGCTAAGAACACGACTCCTATTCGTCGGCAGCGAGTCGATTCCGATGCAGTTGCTTCGCTTGGTTACAACAAGGACACAGCGATACTGGAGCTTGAATTCAAAGACTCTGGTGAGGTCTACCGATACCTCGCAGTGCCAGAAGAGGAATTTAGAAATCTGCTTACCGCCAATTCGATGGGAACTTACCTGAACACGAAATTCAAGAAAGCTGGTTATCGACATCTAAAAATCAAGTAG
- a CDS encoding DUF4160 domain-containing protein yields MPTVLLSGPYRFYFFSSEPNEPPHLHVRRENLRAKFWLDPIELARNWGFPMHELRRIREIVEDNREALLETWNGYFGSCGR; encoded by the coding sequence ATGCCGACAGTTCTCCTATCCGGTCCGTATCGCTTTTATTTTTTCAGTTCTGAACCGAACGAGCCACCTCACCTTCATGTCAGGCGCGAGAACCTGCGGGCGAAATTTTGGTTGGATCCAATCGAATTAGCTCGCAACTGGGGATTCCCCATGCACGAATTGCGACGTATTCGTGAGATTGTGGAGGATAATCGAGAAGCACTATTGGAGACTTGGAATGGGTATTTTGGCTCCTGCGGCAGATGA
- a CDS encoding histidine triad nucleotide-binding protein codes for MDCLFCRIIQGEIPAKKVYEDAETFVFEDIKPQAPTHVLIIPKKHIVGVKEAKVEDAEIIGKLHLVAAKIARDRKIENGYRTVFNVGPGAGQSVFHLHLHLLGGRLLGWPPG; via the coding sequence ATGGACTGTCTTTTCTGCCGCATCATCCAAGGCGAGATTCCCGCCAAGAAAGTCTATGAAGACGCGGAGACCTTCGTCTTCGAGGACATCAAACCGCAAGCTCCAACGCATGTGCTCATCATTCCCAAAAAGCACATCGTGGGTGTGAAAGAAGCCAAAGTGGAAGACGCCGAAATCATCGGAAAGCTGCACCTGGTAGCCGCGAAAATCGCGCGCGATCGAAAAATCGAAAACGGCTACAGAACCGTGTTCAACGTCGGTCCCGGAGCGGGACAGTCAGTGTTTCATCTGCATCTTCATTTGCTGGGGGGCCGCCTGCTGGGGTGGCCGCCGGGGTAG
- a CDS encoding septal ring lytic transglycosylase RlpA family protein has product MKWIRVVLGLICMVSLSGCGEHRPTEAKVPAPPEIPKTEPAPPAAEQQSAEITPAPTVPTQAKPTERANTEVVAPLPSSEKPIYTETGLASWYGPPYHNRRSANGEVYDMNQMTAAHRTLPLNSIVRVTNVKTGASAIVRITDRGPFIGERMLDLSLAAAKAVDVWEPGTAWIKMDVLATPAPIDRGGKWEVQIGAFDSTEAAEQLKQEIVSRYRPARVIEFTGPTGEWVRVRVQNDDRQLAEEISQNLSTPEGGVFLVRLD; this is encoded by the coding sequence ATGAAATGGATTCGCGTTGTACTCGGGCTCATCTGCATGGTTTCGCTCTCCGGCTGTGGAGAACATCGTCCGACCGAAGCCAAAGTTCCCGCGCCTCCGGAGATTCCCAAAACGGAACCGGCACCTCCGGCGGCGGAGCAGCAGAGCGCAGAAATCACTCCGGCACCGACAGTACCCACTCAGGCCAAACCCACCGAACGTGCAAATACAGAAGTAGTTGCGCCGCTCCCCTCTTCAGAGAAGCCCATCTACACCGAAACGGGACTGGCAAGCTGGTATGGCCCTCCATATCACAATCGCCGCAGCGCGAACGGCGAAGTCTACGACATGAACCAGATGACCGCCGCGCATCGCACACTGCCGCTGAACAGCATCGTGCGCGTGACGAACGTAAAGACTGGAGCGTCCGCAATTGTTCGCATCACCGATCGCGGACCATTCATCGGCGAGCGCATGCTCGATCTCTCGCTCGCCGCCGCCAAAGCAGTCGACGTGTGGGAGCCCGGAACGGCGTGGATCAAAATGGACGTCCTCGCGACACCGGCACCAATCGATCGCGGCGGAAAATGGGAAGTTCAAATCGGAGCTTTCGACAGCACTGAAGCTGCCGAGCAGCTCAAGCAGGAGATTGTCAGCCGCTATCGCCCAGCGCGCGTGATCGAGTTCACCGGACCGACCGGCGAATGGGTGAGAGTACGCGTACAAAACGACGATCGCCAGCTCGCAGAAGAGATCTCGCAGAACCTGAGCACTCCGGAAGGCGGAGTATTTCTCGTGCGATTAGACTAG